One Phycisphaerae bacterium RAS2 DNA window includes the following coding sequences:
- the camD gene encoding 5-exo-hydroxycamphor dehydrogenase, whose amino-acid sequence MSKTAQAAVMHAFKQPIRVQEFPLPTDLALGEVLVKVEMAGVCGTDVHLHEGQLPVPLPLIMGHETVGRVQGVGGEAADWLGQPLRAGDRVSWTVGMTCGQCRYCRLYKLPARCLNRKAYGVNTPCNAPPHFLGGYGQYHHLRAGTAIFKLPDDLPSESLIGAGCALVTAVHACEKMPYRWGESVVIQGAGPVGLAALAIAADAGCRPIIAIGGPRERLERCRRFGADICIDIDEVRDADKRRGIVLEHTGGLGADCVVECVGHPAAVAEGWPLARDGGRYMVLGQYCDAGPVMLNPHHITKRELEIHGSYGSEPVHWARALTFLRARKDRFPFHELITHRFRLDQVNEALEEVAHWRTGKAVILPNG is encoded by the coding sequence ATGTCAAAAACCGCTCAAGCCGCCGTGATGCACGCGTTCAAGCAGCCGATTCGCGTGCAGGAGTTCCCGCTGCCGACCGACCTGGCCCTCGGCGAGGTGCTGGTGAAGGTCGAGATGGCTGGCGTATGCGGGACGGATGTTCATTTGCACGAGGGTCAGTTGCCGGTGCCGTTGCCGCTGATCATGGGGCATGAGACGGTGGGGCGGGTGCAGGGCGTGGGGGGCGAGGCGGCCGACTGGCTGGGTCAGCCGCTGCGGGCGGGGGATCGGGTTTCGTGGACAGTGGGGATGACGTGCGGGCAGTGTCGATATTGTCGATTGTATAAACTTCCGGCGCGGTGTCTGAATCGCAAGGCCTACGGGGTGAACACGCCGTGCAACGCGCCGCCGCACTTTCTGGGCGGATACGGGCAGTATCATCATCTGCGCGCCGGAACGGCGATCTTCAAGTTGCCGGACGATCTGCCGAGCGAGTCGTTGATCGGCGCGGGCTGCGCGCTGGTGACGGCGGTGCATGCCTGCGAGAAGATGCCGTATCGCTGGGGCGAGAGCGTGGTGATTCAAGGGGCCGGGCCGGTGGGCCTGGCGGCGCTGGCGATCGCGGCCGATGCGGGCTGCCGGCCGATCATCGCGATCGGCGGGCCGCGAGAGCGGCTGGAGCGGTGCCGGCGGTTCGGTGCAGACATTTGCATTGATATCGACGAAGTGCGCGACGCGGACAAGCGGCGCGGCATCGTTCTGGAGCACACGGGCGGGCTGGGGGCCGACTGCGTGGTGGAGTGTGTTGGGCATCCGGCCGCGGTGGCCGAGGGTTGGCCGCTGGCGCGGGACGGCGGGCGGTACATGGTGCTGGGTCAGTATTGCGACGCGGGACCGGTGATGCTGAACCCGCATCACATCACGAAGCGGGAATTGGAGATTCACGGCTCATACGGCTCGGAGCCGGTGCACTGGGCGCGGGCGCTGACCTTCCTGCGGGCGCGGAAGGATCGCTTCCCGTTTCATGAATTGATCACGCATCGGTTCCGGCTGGATCAGGTAAACGAGGCGCTGGAGGAAGTGGCGCACTGGCGCACGGGCAAGGCCGTGATTCTGCCGAATGGTTAG
- the bamB_4 gene encoding Outer membrane protein assembly factor BamB precursor: MSFALPYAWRSIATLRASRAAVCCLTAAAALSCTALARAESGWTRWGGPNQDWKIKCGKLAGEWPESGPKKAWTRELGEGYSSISEENGKLYTMYREEGEDGKEVAICLDAKTGQTVWERKYKAKPSDEHVMEFGAGPRATPLLCDDRVYTIGVSGIMHCLNKADGKVVWKHDLWKEFKGTVLNHGYSSSALDYGDTVIAMVGGKGHSLMAFRKDNGKVVWKKQDFKNSYSTPMIINVDGQDQMLCFMAEELAALNPEDGELLWRVEHKNQWGQNVCLPVWDAKDHLLFITSVAQGGSKCLKLSRDGDETNVEEVWANPKLQIHHSNAIRLGDTIYTSSGGRGPGIFYAVDVKTGDIRWKERGFAKATFVYGDDKFFVVDEDGNVGLVEPDPESFKIKANVPLLTKAAWTHPTLVGKRLYLRDRKVIMALDVGAKS; encoded by the coding sequence ATGTCTTTCGCGCTTCCTTACGCATGGCGTTCGATTGCCACCCTGCGCGCGTCGCGCGCGGCCGTCTGCTGCCTGACCGCCGCAGCCGCCCTCTCCTGCACCGCCCTTGCCCGTGCCGAGAGCGGCTGGACCCGCTGGGGCGGCCCCAACCAGGACTGGAAGATCAAGTGCGGCAAGCTCGCCGGCGAATGGCCCGAGAGCGGCCCGAAGAAAGCCTGGACGCGCGAGCTGGGCGAGGGTTACTCGTCCATCAGCGAGGAGAACGGCAAGCTCTACACCATGTATCGCGAAGAAGGCGAGGACGGCAAGGAAGTCGCCATCTGTCTTGATGCAAAAACCGGCCAGACGGTCTGGGAGCGCAAGTACAAAGCCAAACCGTCGGATGAACACGTCATGGAGTTCGGCGCCGGCCCGCGCGCGACGCCGCTCCTCTGCGACGACCGCGTCTACACCATCGGCGTCTCGGGCATCATGCATTGCCTGAACAAGGCCGACGGCAAGGTCGTCTGGAAGCACGACCTGTGGAAGGAGTTCAAGGGCACCGTGCTGAACCACGGCTACTCCTCCAGCGCCCTCGACTACGGCGACACCGTCATCGCCATGGTCGGCGGCAAGGGCCACAGCCTCATGGCCTTCCGCAAGGACAACGGCAAGGTCGTCTGGAAGAAGCAGGACTTCAAGAACAGCTACTCCACGCCCATGATCATCAACGTCGATGGCCAGGATCAGATGCTCTGCTTCATGGCCGAGGAACTGGCTGCGCTGAACCCCGAAGACGGCGAACTGCTCTGGCGCGTGGAACACAAGAACCAGTGGGGCCAGAACGTCTGCCTGCCGGTCTGGGACGCGAAGGATCACCTGCTGTTCATCACGTCGGTGGCCCAGGGCGGCAGCAAGTGCCTGAAACTGTCGCGCGACGGCGACGAAACCAACGTGGAAGAGGTCTGGGCCAATCCCAAGCTGCAGATTCACCACTCCAACGCGATCCGCCTCGGCGACACGATCTACACCTCTTCGGGCGGGCGCGGCCCCGGCATCTTCTACGCCGTCGACGTCAAAACCGGCGACATCCGCTGGAAGGAACGCGGCTTCGCCAAGGCGACATTCGTCTATGGCGATGACAAGTTCTTCGTCGTCGATGAAGACGGCAACGTCGGACTGGTCGAGCCGGACCCCGAGTCGTTCAAGATCAAGGCCAATGTACCCCTGCTCACCAAGGCCGCATGGACCCATCCGACTCTCGTCGGCAAGCGGCTCTACCTGCGCGATCGCAAGGTCATCATGGCGCTGGATGTCGGCGCGAAGTCCTGA
- the tcrA gene encoding Transcriptional regulatory protein TcrA, giving the protein MNGTATHSRILVLSRPGSPSSDRVCQLFPDAEVRTVASFDEAVAALRDGQYDLVISDQRDFLALERASINHQATLLLETIGQGVCIVGLDGRHVWSNPKMQSYPPDLREKVCEVCAKTFGVPIETDPAQPSYHRARRFSLTGGQDQYFDLTVTPVLNQRGEVSQVAAVVWDVTHSRRLQKKIDAIDLAGRELARIDAEAFAGMNVEQRIALLEEKMHGYLKDLLNFDKFAVLLIDKKTNKLDFVFHHGLSQQSRDYEIYAEPTGNGTSGYVAATGQSYICKDTSQDPLYLQGLDTTGSSLTVPLRLRDSVIGVLDIESDEVNAFNEDDKQFAEILARYVAIALNTLDLLIIERYEFSGQLVDDVCSEVAGPVNDIIAESQGIMDEYIGNDSLRRRIAAICENAKEISKRIKAAGTSRSGILGRHGDATPVDPLINGKRILVADDDQTIRETIAELLTRRGGTVDMASDGSEAIARIEQQDYDLVLSDIRMPHKNGYEVFSTARDKRADCPVILMTGFGYDPNHSIVRARPEGLSAVLFKPFMVDQLIEEVRKALMPVGGSGQ; this is encoded by the coding sequence ATGAACGGCACGGCGACTCATTCGCGAATTCTCGTCTTGAGCCGCCCCGGTTCTCCCTCGTCCGACCGCGTTTGCCAGCTTTTTCCCGATGCCGAAGTTCGCACCGTCGCTTCGTTTGACGAGGCCGTGGCGGCGCTGCGGGACGGTCAATATGACCTCGTGATCAGCGATCAGCGTGATTTTCTTGCGCTGGAGCGCGCCTCAATCAATCACCAGGCGACGCTGCTGCTTGAAACCATCGGGCAGGGCGTCTGCATTGTCGGACTGGATGGCCGACATGTCTGGTCGAATCCCAAGATGCAGAGCTATCCGCCGGATCTTCGCGAAAAGGTCTGCGAGGTCTGCGCCAAGACCTTCGGCGTGCCGATTGAGACCGATCCCGCGCAGCCTTCGTATCACCGCGCGCGGCGATTCAGCCTGACGGGCGGCCAGGATCAGTATTTTGACTTGACGGTGACACCGGTTCTGAACCAGCGGGGCGAGGTGTCGCAGGTGGCGGCGGTGGTGTGGGACGTGACGCACAGCCGGCGCCTGCAGAAGAAGATCGACGCGATCGACCTGGCGGGCCGGGAGTTGGCGCGGATCGACGCGGAGGCGTTCGCGGGGATGAACGTCGAGCAGCGCATCGCGCTGCTGGAAGAGAAGATGCACGGGTATCTGAAGGACCTGTTGAATTTCGACAAGTTCGCCGTGCTGCTGATCGACAAGAAGACGAACAAGCTGGATTTTGTCTTTCACCACGGCTTGTCGCAGCAGAGCCGCGACTACGAGATCTACGCGGAGCCGACGGGCAACGGCACGAGCGGCTACGTGGCGGCGACCGGACAAAGCTACATATGTAAAGATACGTCGCAAGACCCGCTGTATCTCCAGGGGCTGGACACGACCGGCAGCTCGCTGACCGTGCCGCTGCGGCTGCGTGACTCGGTCATCGGCGTGCTGGACATCGAGTCGGACGAGGTCAACGCCTTCAACGAGGACGACAAGCAGTTCGCGGAGATTCTGGCGCGCTATGTCGCGATTGCCCTGAACACGCTGGACCTGCTGATCATCGAGCGGTACGAATTCAGCGGGCAATTGGTGGACGACGTCTGCAGCGAGGTGGCCGGGCCGGTGAACGACATCATCGCCGAGTCACAGGGGATCATGGACGAGTACATCGGCAATGACTCGCTCCGGCGGCGAATTGCCGCGATCTGTGAAAACGCGAAGGAGATCAGCAAGCGCATCAAGGCCGCCGGCACGTCCCGCTCCGGCATCCTCGGCCGCCACGGCGACGCGACGCCGGTCGATCCGTTGATCAACGGCAAGCGAATCCTCGTGGCTGACGACGACCAGACGATCCGCGAGACCATCGCCGAGCTGCTGACGCGGCGGGGCGGCACGGTCGACATGGCCTCGGACGGGAGTGAGGCCATCGCGCGCATCGAGCAACAGGACTACGATCTGGTCCTGTCCGACATTCGCATGCCGCACAAGAATGGGTACGAAGTCTTCTCGACGGCGCGCGACAAACGGGCCGATTGCCCCGTCATTTTGATGACCGGCTTCGGCTACGACCCGAATCATTCAATTGTTCGCGCGCGGCCCGAGGGATTGAGCGCCGTGCTGTTCAAGCCGTTCATGGTCGACCAACTGATCGAGGAAGTTCGCAAGGCGTTGATGCCTGTGGGGGGGAGTGGTCAGTGA
- the mmsA gene encoding Methylmalonate-semialdehyde dehydrogenase [acylating]: MSVAVSEKIQTVHNFVNGRMTPTKAARFGEVFNPSTGDVIARVPMCDSAETAAVIQAAQDAFPAWRDTPVVERARVMFRLVHLLEKNAENLARTVSLEHGKTHAESVGSVRRGIEMVEFACGMPTLTMGDTLRNIAVDVDCETYVHPLGVCVGITPYNFPLMVPLWMFPIAIAAGNTFVLKPSEKVPLSAMRLAELCAEAGLPPGVLNVVHGDKACVDTLLTHPHVQAISFVGSTPIAKYIYETGTKHGKRVQANGGAKNHILVMPDADLDKSVAALSVSAFGCAGQRCMAGSLAVAVGKVADPLVERLRATAESMRVGRTDIDGGAAPADMGPVTTRPHLESLIANIDKSVKDGAKLARDGRGVKVADAPKGFYLGPTVLDHVAPESFASRTELFGPVLSVSRVGTLEEAIELTNANPYGNGAVIYTRDGHAAREFKHRAGAGMIGVNVGVPAPMAMFPFTGAKGSFFGDLHIQGKEGIAFYTQSKMILSRWQPGGTAGEFVTTRG; this comes from the coding sequence ATGTCCGTCGCCGTCTCGGAGAAGATTCAAACCGTCCACAACTTCGTCAATGGGCGCATGACGCCGACGAAGGCCGCGCGCTTCGGCGAGGTGTTCAATCCCTCGACCGGCGACGTGATCGCCCGCGTGCCGATGTGCGACTCGGCGGAGACGGCCGCAGTCATTCAGGCGGCGCAGGACGCTTTTCCCGCGTGGCGCGACACGCCCGTGGTCGAGCGCGCCCGCGTGATGTTCCGCCTCGTGCACCTGCTGGAGAAGAACGCCGAGAATCTCGCGCGGACGGTTTCGCTGGAACACGGTAAGACGCATGCCGAGTCGGTCGGATCGGTGCGTCGCGGCATCGAGATGGTCGAGTTCGCCTGCGGCATGCCGACGCTGACGATGGGCGACACGCTGCGGAACATCGCCGTCGACGTCGACTGCGAGACGTACGTTCACCCGCTGGGTGTCTGCGTGGGCATCACGCCGTACAACTTCCCTTTGATGGTGCCGCTGTGGATGTTCCCGATCGCCATCGCCGCGGGAAATACTTTTGTCTTAAAGCCGAGCGAGAAAGTGCCGCTGTCGGCCATGCGGCTCGCCGAGCTGTGCGCCGAAGCCGGTCTGCCGCCGGGCGTGCTCAACGTCGTCCACGGCGACAAGGCCTGCGTCGATACGCTGCTCACGCATCCGCACGTGCAGGCGATCAGCTTCGTCGGCAGCACGCCGATCGCGAAATACATCTACGAAACAGGCACGAAGCACGGCAAGCGCGTGCAGGCCAACGGCGGCGCGAAGAACCACATCCTCGTCATGCCCGACGCCGATCTCGACAAGAGCGTCGCGGCGCTGTCGGTCAGCGCGTTCGGCTGTGCGGGGCAGCGCTGCATGGCCGGCAGCCTCGCGGTGGCCGTGGGCAAGGTAGCCGACCCGCTGGTGGAGCGGCTTCGCGCAACGGCCGAGTCGATGCGCGTGGGGCGGACGGACATCGACGGCGGCGCGGCGCCCGCCGACATGGGCCCGGTGACGACGCGGCCGCACCTGGAGAGCCTGATCGCCAATATCGACAAGAGTGTGAAAGACGGGGCGAAGCTGGCGCGAGATGGCCGCGGGGTGAAGGTGGCCGACGCGCCGAAGGGCTTTTACCTCGGGCCGACGGTGCTGGATCATGTCGCGCCGGAGAGCTTCGCCAGCCGCACGGAGCTGTTCGGCCCGGTTTTAAGCGTCTCGCGCGTGGGCACGCTGGAGGAGGCGATTGAATTGACCAACGCCAATCCGTACGGCAACGGCGCGGTGATCTACACGCGCGACGGCCACGCGGCCCGCGAGTTCAAACATCGCGCCGGGGCCGGCATGATCGGCGTAAACGTCGGCGTGCCCGCGCCGATGGCGATGTTCCCGTTCACCGGGGCGAAGGGTTCGTTCTTCGGCGATCTGCACATCCAGGGCAAGGAAGGCATCGCGTTCTACACGCAGTCGAAGATGATTCTGTCGCGGTGGCAACCCGGCGGCACAGCGGGGGAATTTGTGACGACGCGGGGGTAA
- the gdhB gene encoding Quinoprotein glucose dehydrogenase B precursor: MSTAFAPRCCPSRKPRLIVCVLLLAALPCTGCDALLALLAGPTPQSIGLQLVAEGLTSPVGLVHAGDGSGRLFVIDQIGLIRVIDANGNLLDTPFLDLRDRMVTVGIDFGGGLIFDERGLLGLAFHPNYAANGKFYVFYTAPRASDGVPLTFNSETHVSEFLVSAGDANVADPDSERVLLVIGKPQFNHNGGQLAFGPDGYLYIAVGDGGGANDAGEGHNPDIGNGQDLATLLGKILRIDVNSGNPYGIPPTNPFINTDGALPEIFAMGMRNPWRFSFNAGGAQELFVADVGQNLVEEVNIVTAGGNYGWRVREGTQCFNPDDAGSPPASCATADNAGRPLLDPIVEYPHTDPADGPRGIAVIGGYVYRGQTVPGLFGRYVFGDFSRDFGAPDGSLFAAQRQDNGTWQMSEFMIDGGDGGRLGRYLFGMGQDPDGEVYVLTSANLGPVGTTGQVHRIVPVAP, encoded by the coding sequence ATGTCCACTGCCTTTGCCCCGCGGTGCTGTCCCAGTCGAAAACCAAGGCTGATCGTCTGTGTCCTGTTGCTGGCGGCTCTGCCGTGCACGGGGTGTGACGCACTACTGGCACTCCTCGCCGGGCCTACGCCGCAGTCCATCGGCCTGCAGCTCGTCGCCGAAGGGCTGACCTCGCCCGTCGGCCTCGTTCACGCCGGCGACGGCTCCGGCCGCCTCTTTGTCATTGATCAGATCGGCCTCATTCGCGTCATCGACGCCAACGGCAATCTGCTGGACACGCCATTCCTCGATTTGCGCGATCGGATGGTCACCGTCGGCATCGACTTCGGCGGCGGGCTCATCTTCGACGAGCGCGGCCTGCTGGGGCTGGCGTTCCACCCGAATTACGCTGCCAATGGGAAGTTTTACGTCTTTTACACCGCTCCCCGCGCGTCCGACGGCGTACCGCTTACTTTCAACTCCGAAACGCACGTGTCCGAGTTTCTCGTCTCGGCGGGCGATGCAAACGTCGCCGACCCCGATTCCGAGCGCGTTCTGCTCGTCATCGGCAAGCCGCAGTTCAATCACAACGGCGGCCAGCTCGCCTTCGGACCCGACGGCTACCTCTACATCGCCGTTGGTGACGGCGGCGGGGCCAACGACGCCGGAGAGGGTCACAATCCTGACATCGGCAACGGTCAGGACCTTGCCACCCTGCTCGGCAAGATCCTGCGCATCGACGTGAACAGCGGCAATCCCTACGGCATTCCGCCGACCAATCCCTTCATCAACACCGACGGCGCCCTTCCGGAAATCTTCGCCATGGGCATGCGAAACCCCTGGCGATTCTCCTTCAACGCCGGCGGCGCCCAGGAGCTCTTCGTCGCCGACGTCGGGCAGAATCTTGTCGAAGAAGTCAACATCGTCACTGCGGGCGGAAACTACGGCTGGCGCGTGCGCGAAGGGACGCAGTGCTTCAATCCTGACGACGCTGGCTCGCCGCCCGCCAGCTGCGCCACCGCCGACAACGCCGGACGACCGCTGCTCGATCCCATCGTCGAATATCCGCACACCGATCCGGCAGACGGTCCGCGCGGCATCGCCGTCATCGGCGGCTACGTCTATCGCGGCCAGACCGTGCCGGGGTTGTTCGGGCGGTACGTCTTCGGTGACTTCTCGCGCGACTTCGGCGCGCCCGACGGCTCGCTCTTCGCCGCGCAGCGTCAGGACAATGGCACCTGGCAGATGAGCGAGTTCATGATCGACGGCGGCGACGGCGGCCGCCTCGGCCGATACCTCTTCGGCATGGGCCAGGACCCCGACGGAGAGGTCTATGTTCTCACCAGCGCCAACCTCGGCCCCGTCGGCACGACCGGCCAGGTGCATCGCATCGTTCCGGTCGCGCCATAA
- the mutL gene encoding DNA mismatch repair protein MutL, producing the protein MSPASNSDLPNSPSAPASPVIHRLDPTLVNQIAAGEVIERPASVVKELLENAIDSGATRIDVAIEEGGVQLIRVADNGCGIGRDDLALAVAPHATSKIRNTEDLFNIRTLGFRGEALASIASISRFRMVSRPAGQDEAFEYVGRSERGAGEAGESSDAPLIRSSAGPVGTTVEVRNLFYNVPARRKFLRQAATEMGHVTEQIARLALAHPAIAFSVSHNGRSARSLPSVSDRRSRIGDFYGPELASCLIPVQRSERDLEIEALFAPPAQSRASSKWQYVFLNGRFITDRRIAYAVREAFRGLMEHDRHAVVFLFLRADPRQFDVNVHPTKLEVRWRDAGLVQSQVLAVLREALLARDLTPAFSLNRATGDGGAAREAGGDDRQRSVRQAVADYLRTIDPTQARIDFAPPPSYALRNVRPSLSPTFATPATPPNDEAIAPPVLPTGPRLPPGDVPPADRDAMISADGLAAPQPAPDSPAGSVIQVHNAYLVAQTDEGIVIIDQHALHERILYEKFRQRLLTGPLESQRLLIPPVVSVSAAQAEAAERQGELLHGLGIELERFGPASLAIQSFPILLSNLDSAAFVRDLLDKLADCGEATAETLVHAALDMMACKAAIKAGDALSQEEMVALLSQRDLTERASNCPHGRPTTLQLTTRDLERQFKRT; encoded by the coding sequence ATGAGCCCTGCATCAAATTCCGATCTGCCGAATTCGCCTTCCGCTCCGGCATCGCCGGTCATTCACCGGCTCGACCCGACGCTGGTCAATCAGATCGCCGCCGGCGAAGTCATCGAGCGGCCCGCCAGCGTCGTGAAGGAGCTGCTCGAGAATGCCATCGACTCCGGCGCGACGCGAATCGACGTCGCCATCGAGGAAGGCGGCGTTCAACTGATCCGCGTGGCCGACAACGGCTGCGGAATCGGGCGCGACGACCTCGCGCTCGCGGTCGCGCCCCATGCGACCAGCAAAATCCGCAACACCGAGGACCTGTTCAACATCCGCACGCTGGGTTTTCGCGGCGAGGCACTGGCCTCCATTGCTTCGATCAGCCGCTTTCGGATGGTGAGTCGGCCGGCCGGTCAGGACGAAGCGTTTGAGTACGTCGGTCGCAGCGAGCGCGGCGCGGGCGAGGCCGGCGAATCGAGCGACGCGCCGTTGATCCGGTCCAGCGCCGGTCCCGTGGGAACGACGGTCGAAGTGCGGAATCTGTTTTACAACGTCCCCGCGCGGCGGAAGTTTCTCCGCCAGGCGGCGACGGAGATGGGCCACGTCACCGAGCAGATCGCGCGCCTGGCGCTGGCCCACCCGGCGATTGCGTTCTCCGTATCGCACAACGGCCGATCGGCGCGAAGCCTGCCGTCGGTGAGCGACCGCCGCAGCCGCATCGGCGACTTCTACGGGCCGGAGCTGGCGTCGTGCCTGATTCCCGTTCAGCGCAGCGAGCGCGACCTGGAGATCGAGGCGCTCTTCGCGCCGCCGGCGCAGTCGCGCGCGTCGAGCAAATGGCAATATGTCTTTCTCAACGGCCGGTTCATCACCGACCGGCGCATCGCCTACGCCGTGCGCGAGGCCTTTCGCGGGCTGATGGAGCACGACCGGCACGCCGTCGTGTTTCTGTTTCTGCGGGCTGATCCCCGGCAGTTCGACGTGAACGTGCATCCGACCAAGCTCGAGGTGCGCTGGCGCGACGCGGGACTGGTCCAGTCGCAGGTGCTGGCCGTGCTGCGCGAGGCGCTGCTGGCGCGCGATCTGACGCCGGCCTTCTCGCTGAACCGCGCGACCGGGGACGGTGGCGCCGCGCGTGAAGCGGGCGGCGATGACCGGCAGCGCAGCGTGCGACAGGCCGTCGCCGATTACCTGCGCACCATCGACCCCACGCAGGCGCGGATCGACTTCGCCCCGCCGCCGTCTTACGCGCTGCGCAATGTGCGCCCGTCGCTCTCGCCGACTTTCGCCACGCCGGCGACGCCGCCGAACGATGAAGCGATCGCGCCGCCCGTTCTGCCGACCGGCCCGCGTCTACCTCCCGGCGACGTGCCGCCGGCTGATCGCGACGCGATGATTTCGGCGGACGGATTGGCGGCTCCGCAGCCCGCGCCCGATTCCCCGGCCGGCTCGGTCATCCAGGTGCATAATGCCTACCTCGTGGCACAAACCGACGAAGGCATCGTCATCATCGATCAACACGCACTGCATGAGCGCATCCTGTATGAGAAATTCCGCCAGCGGTTGCTGACCGGGCCGCTCGAATCGCAGCGGCTGCTTATCCCGCCGGTGGTCTCTGTTTCGGCGGCGCAAGCCGAAGCCGCAGAGCGACAGGGCGAACTGCTGCACGGCCTGGGCATCGAGCTCGAACGTTTCGGTCCGGCCTCGCTGGCGATTCAAAGCTTCCCAATCCTCCTGTCGAATCTCGATTCCGCCGCGTTCGTTCGCGATCTGCTCGACAAGCTCGCCGACTGCGGCGAGGCGACGGCCGAAACGCTCGTTCACGCGGCGCTGGACATGATGGCGTGCAAGGCCGCGATCAAGGCCGGCGACGCGCTGTCGCAGGAGGAAATGGTCGCCCTGCTTAGCCAGCGCGATCTCACCGAGCGCGCCAGCAACTGCCCGCACGGCCGCCCGACGACGCTCCAGCTCACGACGCGCGACCTCGAGCGGCAGTTCAAACGGACCTAA
- the pld gene encoding Phospholipase D precursor: MQPTRVQKSFARRKSPRFSWCVVGLVVVAAFSVAMQSSEKDKPVLCEAVFSPGGGCESRIVAAISEAKKNIRIQMYIFTSKRIGDAVAKAAKRGVNVELILDKSQEKMTYGPWRVLRRDGVKVYFDADHDTANNKVVILDKHTVITGSYNFTKAAEEKNAENILIIRNDTDLVNAYLENFKEHLKHARRAG, encoded by the coding sequence ATGCAACCCACGCGTGTGCAAAAGTCGTTCGCCCGGCGCAAGTCGCCAAGATTTTCCTGGTGCGTCGTTGGACTCGTCGTCGTCGCCGCGTTTTCGGTGGCGATGCAATCGAGCGAGAAGGACAAGCCCGTCTTGTGCGAGGCGGTCTTCAGCCCCGGAGGCGGGTGCGAGAGCCGGATCGTCGCGGCGATTTCCGAGGCGAAGAAGAACATCCGCATTCAGATGTACATCTTCACGTCGAAGCGCATTGGCGACGCCGTGGCCAAGGCCGCCAAGCGCGGCGTGAACGTCGAGCTGATTCTTGACAAGTCGCAGGAAAAGATGACATACGGCCCCTGGCGCGTTTTGCGGCGTGACGGGGTGAAGGTCTACTTCGATGCCGACCACGACACCGCGAACAACAAAGTCGTCATCCTCGACAAGCACACCGTCATCACCGGGTCGTACAATTTCACGAAGGCCGCCGAGGAGAAGAACGCCGAGAACATCCTGATCATTCGCAACGACACCGATCTCGTGAATGCCTACCTGGAGAACTTCAAAGAGCACCTCAAGCACGCCCGGCGGGCGGGGTAG